A single genomic interval of Eurosta solidaginis isolate ZX-2024a chromosome 3, ASM4086904v1, whole genome shotgun sequence harbors:
- the LOC137244249 gene encoding succinate--CoA ligase [ADP/GDP-forming] subunit alpha, mitochondrial-like isoform X3, whose translation MPKSKEIYKNKVLYKQHALEYGTKLVGCISLKKAGTTHLGLPVFASVAGAKKATDRPATVIYVVPPGAAAAILEALEAEMSSQARLSRNHRTRKGNLILTM comes from the exons atgccaaaatcaaaggaaatctacaaaaacaaggtactttacaagcaacatgctttggaatacggtaccaaactggttggatgtatttccctaaaaaaggctggaactacgcatcttggtttgccagtatttgcttcg gtagccggagcaaaaaaggcaactgatcggcctgcaactgttatttatgtggtgccaccgggagctgctgctgctatcctagaagcattagaagcagaaatgtct agtcaggcccgattgtccaggaatcatcgcaccagaaagg gtaatttgattttgacgatgtga
- the LOC137244249 gene encoding succinate--CoA ligase [ADP/GDP-forming] subunit alpha, mitochondrial-like isoform X1, with protein MKANHDSTIICLANGSQPDSISAGLRFSSEYAKIKGNLQKQGTLQATCFGIRYQTGWMYFPKKGWNYASWFASICFAGAKKATDRPATVIYVVPPGAAAAILEALEAEMSSQARLSRNHRTRKGNLILTM; from the exons ATGAAAGCCAACCACGACAGCACAATAATTTGTTTAGCTAATGGAAGCCAAccag atagcatctccgccgggttgcgattcagctcagaatatgccaaaatcaaaggaaatctacaaaaacaaggtactttacaagcaacatgctttggaatacggtaccaaactggttggatgtatttccctaaaaaaggctggaactacgcatcttggtttgccagtatttgcttcg ccggagcaaaaaaggcaactgatcggcctgcaactgttatttatgtggtgccaccgggagctgctgctgctatcctagaagcattagaagcagaaatgtct agtcaggcccgattgtccaggaatcatcgcaccagaaagg gtaatttgattttgacgatgtga
- the LOC137244249 gene encoding succinate--CoA ligase [ADP/GDP-forming] subunit alpha, mitochondrial-like isoform X2: MEANQIASPPGCDSAQNMPKSKEIYKNKVLYKQHALEYGTKLVGCISLKKAGTTHLGLPVFASVAGAKKATDRPATVIYVVPPGAAAAILEALEAEMSSQARLSRNHRTRKGNLILTM; this comes from the exons ATGGAAGCCAAccag atagcatctccgccgggttgcgattcagctcagaatatgccaaaatcaaaggaaatctacaaaaacaaggtactttacaagcaacatgctttggaatacggtaccaaactggttggatgtatttccctaaaaaaggctggaactacgcatcttggtttgccagtatttgcttcg gtagccggagcaaaaaaggcaactgatcggcctgcaactgttatttatgtggtgccaccgggagctgctgctgctatcctagaagcattagaagcagaaatgtct agtcaggcccgattgtccaggaatcatcgcaccagaaagg gtaatttgattttgacgatgtga